One genomic window of Candidatus Kuenenia stuttgartiensis includes the following:
- a CDS encoding NAD(P)H-hydrate epimerase has product MKKSLTREEMRELDRKAIEEYQIPGMLLMENAGRTVAEEVVRETGDLQREKIAIVCGKGNNGGDGFVAARHLSNKGIPVEVFIFAKTTDIPKKSDAGINLRILLNMKIPVKEYIDLQAVNDAIDNLKRFTMLIDALFGTGLSGEVREPFTTLIRGINTLKKKIIAVDIPSGLDCDTGNVLGAAIKAGKTITFAACKKGFYLGEGPNHTGEVVVTDISIPGELLRQMC; this is encoded by the coding sequence ATGAAGAAATCATTGACCCGTGAAGAAATGAGAGAACTTGACCGGAAAGCTATTGAGGAATATCAGATTCCCGGGATGCTCCTGATGGAAAATGCAGGCAGAACTGTGGCAGAGGAGGTGGTGAGAGAAACCGGTGACCTGCAGAGAGAAAAAATTGCTATTGTATGCGGCAAGGGCAACAACGGAGGGGATGGTTTTGTTGCAGCAAGACACCTTTCTAATAAAGGCATTCCGGTTGAAGTATTTATTTTTGCAAAAACAACGGATATTCCAAAGAAAAGCGACGCCGGTATAAACCTGCGAATACTTCTGAATATGAAGATACCGGTAAAAGAATATATTGATCTTCAGGCGGTAAATGATGCCATTGATAATCTGAAACGCTTTACAATGCTCATTGATGCGCTCTTTGGCACAGGATTGTCCGGAGAGGTGCGTGAACCGTTTACAACATTGATTCGTGGGATAAATACACTGAAGAAAAAAATCATAGCTGTGGATATACCATCCGGCTTAGATTGTGATACCGGCAATGTATTGGGAGCTGCAATAAAGGCAGGAAAAACGATAACTTTTGCCGCGTGCAAAAAGGGATTTTATCTGGGAGAAGGGCCAAATCATACGGGAGAGGTTGTCGTTACCGATATAAGCATTCCCGGGGAATTGCTTAGGCAAATGTGTTAA
- the xerD gene encoding site-specific tyrosine recombinase XerD, translating into MDELIDSFINYLLVECGSAMNTIHGYQSDLQLFIKFLLSKNIHDFNTIRPNIITSFIISEKQRGQSVNSINRAIVSIRMFYKFLILEGKLQKNPLVSLDSPKLWKKLPYVLPIHKIEDLLSAADVKTKLGIRNKAILELLYATGARVSEVATISLNGINLEYGYIKCKGKGSKERIVPLGKKASIAIQEYLTTVRPQIKNSQNSHYLFLSRTGRPLRRENIWLIVKNCALKAGITEAISPHKLRHSFATHLLENGADLRAVQEMLGHVSISTTQIYTHVNKQHLKAIHQKFHPRA; encoded by the coding sequence GTGGATGAACTTATTGATTCCTTTATAAACTATCTTCTTGTTGAATGTGGTTCAGCCATGAACACCATTCATGGCTACCAAAGCGACCTGCAGCTTTTTATAAAATTCTTATTAAGCAAAAATATTCATGATTTCAACACTATCCGTCCGAATATCATAACAAGCTTCATTATTTCTGAAAAACAACGGGGACAATCGGTAAATTCTATTAACCGTGCAATTGTTTCCATCCGCATGTTTTATAAATTCCTTATCCTTGAAGGAAAACTGCAAAAAAATCCCCTTGTATCCCTCGACAGTCCAAAACTATGGAAAAAATTACCTTATGTATTGCCGATACACAAAATCGAAGACCTCCTTTCCGCCGCAGACGTCAAAACAAAACTAGGCATCCGGAATAAAGCCATTCTCGAACTACTCTATGCTACCGGCGCAAGGGTATCCGAAGTAGCCACAATATCGCTGAACGGAATAAACCTGGAATATGGATATATAAAATGCAAGGGCAAAGGTTCCAAGGAACGAATCGTACCTCTTGGGAAAAAAGCGTCCATCGCCATACAGGAATATTTGACGACCGTAAGGCCGCAAATCAAAAACAGCCAGAACAGTCATTATTTATTCTTATCGAGGACGGGACGGCCATTACGGAGAGAAAACATCTGGCTTATTGTAAAAAATTGTGCATTAAAAGCGGGAATTACCGAAGCTATTTCTCCACATAAGTTAAGGCATTCATTTGCGACACATTTGCTGGAAAACGGGGCAGACTTACGGGCTGTCCAGGAAATGTTAGGCCATGTAAGCATCTCTACTACGCAAATATACACGCATGTTAACAAACAACATCTTAAAGCCATCCACCAAAAATTTCACCCGCGTGCTTAA
- the pyk gene encoding pyruvate kinase — protein MNNYRKTKIVCTIGPASNSPAMIEQLICAGMNVARLNFSHGELSQHKECISHIRAISEKLMQPVAVLQDLSGPKIRIGMLSGDAVTLKTNDTFTLTTRNIVGNERVISINYSDLPMNVSIGDTLLLSDGEIEVEVIQKDDRNIHCKVIVGGVLTSRKGINIPARSLPVSSLTEKDKKDLEFGIEQGVDYVAMSFVKTAEDITELRDLIQKKGKTIPIIAKIEKHEAVDNIEKIVNTADAIMVARGDLGVEIPLERVPSVQKMIIRLANRYGKPVITATQMLASMVNNYRPTRAEVTDVANAILDGSDAVMLSEESAIGRYPADAVLMLTKIAKQIEPDLTQSNTFEKFRIPENRTTIPDAISIATCQVANELNMNTIITCTQSGSTARFISKYRPRQKILAVTPSVCTYRRLALVWGVIPILTESMENTDDMMKKGIEAAKQAGYIGENETIAITGGVPVGIPGSTNLLRVY, from the coding sequence ATGAATAATTACAGAAAAACAAAAATAGTATGTACCATTGGGCCGGCGAGTAATTCTCCGGCTATGATTGAACAGTTAATATGTGCCGGGATGAATGTGGCACGTCTTAATTTTTCGCATGGCGAACTATCCCAACACAAAGAGTGTATTTCCCATATTCGCGCCATTTCGGAAAAATTAATGCAACCCGTTGCCGTGCTCCAGGATTTGTCAGGGCCAAAGATAAGAATCGGGATGCTTTCCGGCGATGCGGTTACCTTGAAGACAAACGATACATTTACCCTTACCACCAGGAATATAGTGGGGAATGAGCGTGTTATATCAATCAATTATTCAGATTTACCCATGAATGTATCTATAGGCGATACCCTTCTGTTAAGTGACGGAGAAATAGAAGTAGAAGTCATACAAAAGGATGATAGAAATATTCATTGCAAGGTAATTGTGGGAGGGGTACTGACCTCTCGAAAGGGAATTAATATTCCTGCACGAAGTTTGCCGGTATCCTCATTAACGGAAAAGGATAAAAAGGATCTGGAATTTGGAATAGAGCAAGGGGTTGATTACGTAGCGATGTCTTTTGTAAAAACCGCTGAGGATATAACGGAATTGCGGGACCTTATACAGAAGAAAGGCAAAACTATCCCAATTATCGCGAAAATTGAAAAGCACGAGGCAGTAGATAATATAGAAAAAATTGTGAATACTGCGGATGCAATTATGGTTGCACGGGGAGATCTTGGGGTTGAAATACCACTGGAGAGAGTTCCTTCCGTTCAGAAAATGATTATCCGGCTTGCAAACAGATACGGCAAACCAGTGATTACCGCAACGCAAATGCTGGCTTCAATGGTAAATAACTATCGCCCCACACGGGCAGAGGTGACCGATGTCGCAAATGCGATTCTTGACGGAAGCGATGCGGTAATGCTCTCAGAAGAGTCGGCAATAGGGCGCTATCCTGCCGATGCGGTGCTAATGCTAACGAAGATTGCGAAACAAATTGAGCCTGATTTAACGCAAAGCAATACATTCGAAAAATTTCGCATACCGGAAAACCGTACCACTATTCCTGACGCCATAAGCATAGCAACGTGTCAGGTCGCAAATGAATTAAACATGAATACGATTATCACCTGTACCCAATCGGGAAGTACGGCTCGTTTTATTTCAAAGTATCGCCCGCGGCAGAAGATCCTTGCTGTAACTCCTTCGGTATGCACCTACAGAAGGCTTGCATTGGTGTGGGGTGTTATACCGATTCTTACCGAATCAATGGAAAATACCGATGATATGATGAAAAAAGGCATAGAGGCGGCAAAACAAGCAGGATACATTGGCGAAAATGAAACCATTGCGATTACCGGAGGTGTACCGGTAGGGATACCTGGTTCAACGAATTTGTTGAGGGTGTATTAA
- the radC gene encoding RadC family protein — protein sequence MQEKSKRPTIKQLPLNERPRERLIQGSEEHLTDAELLGIIIRDGTQEYSAIDLAKKLLSDYGDFRALSAISIGELCKVKGIGPARAAQIKASLAIARRFSTIPVKTAQQFKKSSDIFHHFHERLREKKQEYFLITLLDNKNRIIKELTISIGSLTLSIVHPREVFSPAIKESAASVVFVHNHPSGDPEPSKEDIQITQRLQEVGNIVGIKVLDHIIVGNGCYVSLRDKGVVS from the coding sequence ATGCAGGAAAAAAGTAAACGCCCTACAATAAAACAATTGCCTCTCAACGAACGCCCACGTGAAAGGCTAATCCAGGGCAGTGAAGAACATTTAACCGATGCGGAGCTTTTAGGCATCATAATCCGCGATGGAACGCAGGAATATAGCGCCATTGATTTAGCGAAGAAACTTCTTTCTGACTATGGTGATTTTCGAGCATTAAGTGCTATTTCAATAGGTGAACTATGCAAGGTGAAAGGCATAGGCCCTGCCCGTGCAGCGCAAATCAAGGCCTCGCTTGCCATTGCGAGACGATTTTCTACCATTCCGGTAAAAACGGCGCAACAATTTAAAAAGAGCAGCGATATTTTCCATCATTTTCACGAAAGGTTGAGGGAAAAGAAGCAGGAATATTTTCTTATTACATTACTAGACAATAAAAACCGGATCATAAAAGAATTGACTATTTCCATAGGGAGTTTAACACTCAGCATTGTGCATCCGCGGGAGGTATTTAGCCCTGCTATTAAAGAATCTGCCGCATCGGTAGTTTTTGTGCATAACCACCCTTCCGGTGACCCTGAACCAAGCAAGGAAGATATACAAATAACACAGAGGCTTCAGGAAGTGGGCAATATTGTAGGTATAAAAGTCCTGGATCATATTATTGTAGGGAATGGATGTTATGTAAGTTTGAGGGATAAAGGGGTTGTGTCATAA
- a CDS encoding phasin family protein yields the protein MLSEIMKKAVNLGFGAMLVTKENANELIEEMVRKGEIQKDETLAQVKEILKKILPSKEEIETRTEELVEKILHKLDIPTRHELQEMQKKLEAILKELDIKEKK from the coding sequence ATGCTGTCAGAAATTATGAAAAAAGCAGTAAACCTTGGTTTTGGCGCAATGCTTGTAACGAAAGAAAATGCAAACGAACTCATTGAAGAAATGGTGCGAAAAGGCGAAATCCAAAAGGATGAAACCCTCGCGCAAGTAAAAGAAATACTGAAGAAAATCCTTCCCAGCAAAGAAGAGATTGAAACACGGACGGAAGAATTAGTAGAAAAAATACTCCACAAGCTTGACATACCGACACGGCACGAACTCCAGGAAATGCAAAAAAAACTTGAAGCTATTTTGAAAGAATTAGACATCAAGGAAAAGAAGTAA
- a CDS encoding ABC1 kinase family protein — translation MPIRKIRQKIRDIHRLNKIMRILGKHGFGFVIQRLHLENYAFGKSVIKNRFFRYFAEKQEPRSVRLRKVLEELGPTFIKFGQILSVRPDLIPLDLCEELSKLQDRVPPFPYEDVKKQIKDSFGKLPEELFSSFDPVPFAAASLGQAHKARLHTGENVVIKVQRPNLNKIITTDMDILNTFAQLADRYMQDIRILNPITIVDEFSKVITKEIDFTYEAHNMDKFRKNFKDNKTVHIPKVYWDYTRPMVMTTEEIHGIRLNEYLLQPHTTEEKKTVAVNGANAVLQQIFIDGFFHADPHPGNIFVLPNNVSAFIDFGIVGRLDEETRDAIITLLIAVSKKNIPGIIKALELLGAIDEENPIRDLKNDISEFLERYYDIPLKQIEVPAMLHQTLDLMTRHKLKIPPQFHLLFKTFATIDGVARQLDPEFNSILHTKPFVEKLVHERYDPRRIFKDIEMYSNELFDILKYIPKDAFEILRKIKKGTLKIEFEHQGLSKFISEMDKSSNRVSFSLVISALIIGSSLIIMANKGPLVYGFPALGILGFVFAGILGMGLAVGILKSGRL, via the coding sequence ATGCCAATCAGAAAAATCCGCCAAAAAATCAGAGACATTCACCGCCTGAACAAAATCATGAGGATTCTGGGCAAGCACGGGTTCGGTTTTGTTATTCAACGACTCCATCTGGAAAACTATGCCTTCGGCAAGAGCGTTATCAAAAACCGTTTTTTCAGATATTTTGCGGAAAAACAGGAACCCCGCTCCGTTCGTCTTAGAAAGGTGCTGGAAGAACTTGGCCCTACTTTTATAAAATTTGGACAAATCTTAAGTGTCAGACCTGATTTAATCCCCTTGGATCTTTGCGAAGAACTGAGCAAATTGCAGGACCGGGTGCCGCCATTTCCTTATGAAGACGTCAAAAAACAGATAAAGGACTCTTTTGGGAAATTACCCGAAGAGTTATTTTCTTCATTTGATCCCGTGCCGTTCGCTGCTGCATCTTTGGGACAGGCACATAAAGCGCGGCTTCACACCGGTGAAAATGTGGTAATAAAGGTACAAAGGCCAAACCTCAACAAAATAATTACCACAGATATGGATATCCTTAACACGTTTGCCCAGCTCGCAGACCGGTATATGCAAGATATAAGGATTCTCAACCCGATCACCATTGTCGATGAATTTTCGAAGGTTATCACAAAAGAAATAGATTTTACCTACGAAGCGCACAATATGGATAAATTCCGGAAGAATTTTAAGGACAACAAAACCGTACATATCCCGAAAGTATATTGGGATTACACAAGGCCAATGGTGATGACTACTGAAGAAATACATGGGATACGGCTGAATGAGTATCTGCTTCAGCCGCACACTACTGAAGAAAAAAAAACCGTAGCGGTAAACGGGGCAAATGCAGTGCTTCAGCAAATATTCATAGACGGTTTCTTTCATGCAGACCCCCATCCTGGCAATATTTTTGTTCTTCCCAATAATGTTTCCGCCTTTATCGATTTCGGGATTGTGGGCAGGCTTGATGAAGAGACGCGCGATGCTATCATTACGCTGCTCATTGCAGTATCTAAAAAAAATATACCCGGCATTATCAAGGCTTTAGAGCTGTTAGGGGCAATTGATGAAGAAAATCCTATCCGCGATCTAAAGAATGATATCAGCGAATTTTTAGAACGATATTACGATATCCCGTTAAAACAAATAGAAGTCCCTGCAATGTTACACCAGACCCTCGATTTAATGACACGGCACAAACTAAAAATCCCCCCCCAATTTCATCTTCTCTTTAAAACATTTGCCACCATAGACGGAGTTGCCAGACAATTAGACCCTGAATTCAATTCCATACTTCATACAAAACCATTCGTAGAAAAACTTGTGCATGAACGCTATGATCCAAGGCGCATATTCAAAGATATAGAGATGTATTCCAATGAATTGTTCGACATTTTAAAGTATATTCCAAAAGACGCCTTTGAAATCTTAAGGAAGATTAAAAAGGGAACTTTAAAAATAGAATTTGAACATCAGGGCCTTTCAAAATTTATCTCCGAAATGGACAAATCAAGCAACCGGGTTTCATTCAGTCTCGTTATTTCCGCCCTTATTATAGGCTCTTCCCTCATTATCATGGCCAATAAAGGACCGTTGGTGTATGGTTTTCCGGCACTGGGTATATTGGGATTTGTATTTGCGGGTATCCTGGGAATGGGGTTGGCAGTAGGCATCCTGAAATCAGGCCGTTTGTAA
- a CDS encoding IS1634 family transposase: MATIQSKNSRGYKYWYIVESRRVNGKPRPIVLAYLGKADDLLKQLQGLTEKLRLKSYSHGAVAALLSVANALDVPSVINKYIKSPRQYCAKKPVRNNLTAGSTLLLGAVGRVCVPTSKRGWWDWAKTTTAEYLLRHSLSKIDSQHFWDLMDALPEESIAEIERELIEKTFKTYNLQSDTLFFDTTNFFTYIDTTNLRCTIARRGKNKQKRYDLRQVGLAMVVTRNDMIPLFHHTYQGNMADAKVFSAVLETIKDRMTGLGFDSKKHTIVFDRGNNSMDNMAIVERLALHYVGALTPYHHKQLVGDAMCNFREYDVDGSKIQVYHDKRVIWGQERTVVVFISEKLKVGQLRGMSQSLEKAEHQLKLLQQHLCNPKGKMRDKEGLEDTIRSVVKCQFAKDVIDWSLKEVSEGKFQLNFSIDQKKLEEIEGELGFRILMTDHHDWDTADIIKAYYGQSKIEHAFRNLKNPYHLALKPQFHWTDQKIRVHFFICVLGYLMAAIVWYQAKAHAQFSGTLDTLLDTLNNIRLSAMLEETKARGRVKATYKLEEMSDKESLLMNALGIMDFHKHRLKLQGLSVYN; encoded by the coding sequence ATGGCTACCATTCAATCTAAAAACTCCAGAGGTTATAAATATTGGTATATTGTCGAATCGCGGCGCGTTAACGGCAAGCCCAGGCCCATCGTCCTGGCCTATCTTGGCAAGGCAGACGATTTATTAAAACAACTGCAAGGTCTTACCGAAAAATTACGGCTCAAATCTTATTCACATGGCGCGGTAGCCGCATTGCTAAGTGTGGCCAATGCCCTGGACGTCCCTTCCGTGATTAATAAATATATAAAGTCGCCACGGCAGTATTGTGCTAAAAAACCTGTTCGAAATAATCTGACCGCCGGAAGTACCCTCTTGTTGGGTGCCGTGGGGAGAGTGTGTGTGCCTACCAGCAAAAGAGGATGGTGGGATTGGGCAAAGACGACTACTGCCGAATACTTACTCAGACACAGCTTGAGTAAAATAGACAGTCAGCATTTCTGGGATTTGATGGATGCACTTCCTGAAGAATCCATTGCAGAAATCGAGCGCGAATTAATTGAAAAGACATTTAAAACATACAACCTTCAAAGCGACACACTGTTTTTTGATACAACCAATTTTTTCACGTATATCGACACAACTAATCTGCGATGCACTATTGCCCGGCGGGGGAAAAACAAACAAAAGCGATACGATCTCAGGCAGGTCGGGTTGGCGATGGTCGTTACACGTAACGACATGATACCGTTGTTTCACCATACCTATCAGGGGAACATGGCGGATGCAAAGGTGTTCAGCGCGGTTCTTGAGACGATAAAAGACAGGATGACCGGATTAGGTTTCGACAGCAAAAAGCACACTATTGTTTTTGATCGTGGAAACAATTCCATGGACAATATGGCTATTGTAGAGAGATTGGCATTGCATTACGTTGGAGCGCTTACACCGTATCATCACAAGCAGTTGGTAGGGGATGCCATGTGTAATTTCAGGGAATATGACGTTGACGGCAGTAAGATACAGGTGTACCATGACAAACGGGTTATTTGGGGGCAGGAAAGAACCGTTGTCGTATTTATTTCCGAGAAATTAAAGGTTGGGCAATTAAGGGGAATGTCTCAGTCTCTGGAAAAGGCAGAACATCAGTTAAAGCTCTTACAGCAGCATCTGTGTAATCCAAAGGGAAAGATGCGGGACAAAGAGGGTCTGGAGGATACGATAAGAAGTGTAGTGAAATGTCAATTTGCGAAGGATGTTATCGATTGGTCGTTAAAAGAGGTATCTGAAGGCAAGTTTCAATTGAATTTTTCAATCGACCAGAAAAAGCTCGAAGAAATAGAAGGGGAACTGGGGTTCAGGATTCTTATGACAGACCATCACGATTGGGATACCGCGGACATTATAAAAGCCTACTATGGGCAATCAAAAATTGAACATGCCTTTAGAAATCTCAAGAACCCCTATCACCTTGCTTTAAAACCGCAATTTCACTGGACGGATCAGAAAATCAGGGTGCATTTTTTTATTTGCGTCCTCGGATACCTAATGGCGGCGATTGTGTGGTATCAGGCAAAAGCGCACGCACAATTTAGTGGAACGTTAGATACCCTGTTAGACACCCTTAATAATATAAGGCTTTCTGCTATGCTTGAAGAAACAAAGGCCAGAGGGAGAGTTAAGGCTACCTACAAATTGGAAGAAATGTCCGACAAGGAATCTCTGTTGATGAATGCGTTAGGCATTATGGATTTCCACAAACATCGGCTGAAACTTCAAGGACTCAGTGTATACAATTGA
- a CDS encoding DNA topoisomerase IV subunit B translates to MVKSAYTEEHIKSLDWKEHIRLRPGMYIGKLGDGSSMDDGIYVLVKEVVDNSIDEYVMGFGKTIEIKISEHEVTVRDYGRGIPLGKVFDCVAKINTGGKYDSEAFQKSVGLNGIGTKAVNALSGYFMVQSIRDGNAKSVEFSRGNMTKDFPVEKTSHRNGTLIQFIPDEKIFKNYRFIPDFLENQIWNYAYLNAGLTIDFNGRKIHSENGLFDLLTRKTDPETLRYPIIHSRDRDIEFAFTHADQYGEEYYSFVNGQHTTQGGTHLAAFREAIVRTVREFYKKDFDAADIRASIVGAISVRIQEPVFESQTKTKLGSINISPDGISIRAFVNDYVKKELDDYLHKHNDVAEKLLKRILQSERERKEIAGIKKLANQRAKKANLHNKKLRDCRIHYNSEKNEQRYESSIFITEGDSASGSITKARNVETQAIFSLRGKPLNCFGLTKKVVYENEEFNLLQHALNIEDGIENLRYNNVIIATDADVDGMHIRLLLMTFFLQFFSDLVKNGHVYILETPLFRVRNKNETMYCYNEEEKLAAMNKMGKNPEITRFKGLGEISPNEFGQFIGENIRLQPLVLGQKDSIVQTLSYYMGKNTPDRQTFIIENLSVEKNVA, encoded by the coding sequence ATGGTGAAGTCAGCATACACGGAAGAACATATAAAATCACTGGACTGGAAGGAACATATCCGTCTTCGTCCCGGGATGTATATTGGTAAACTTGGCGATGGGTCGTCTATGGATGACGGCATCTATGTGCTGGTGAAGGAAGTGGTTGATAACTCTATTGATGAATATGTGATGGGTTTCGGAAAGACAATAGAGATTAAAATCAGTGAACATGAGGTGACGGTGCGCGATTATGGGCGCGGCATCCCGCTGGGGAAAGTATTCGACTGTGTCGCCAAAATTAACACCGGTGGTAAATACGATTCTGAGGCATTTCAGAAATCAGTAGGGTTGAATGGCATTGGTACGAAAGCGGTGAATGCATTATCAGGTTATTTCATGGTGCAATCTATACGTGACGGCAATGCGAAATCCGTTGAGTTTTCCCGTGGCAATATGACGAAAGATTTCCCGGTTGAAAAGACCAGCCATCGAAACGGGACATTAATACAATTTATTCCTGATGAGAAGATATTTAAAAATTACCGTTTTATTCCCGATTTTCTTGAGAATCAAATCTGGAATTATGCCTACCTCAATGCCGGATTGACCATTGACTTTAACGGAAGGAAAATTCATTCCGAAAATGGTCTTTTTGATTTACTTACCCGGAAAACTGACCCGGAGACCCTGCGGTATCCGATTATCCATTCCCGCGACAGGGATATTGAATTTGCTTTTACCCATGCCGACCAGTATGGCGAAGAGTACTATTCCTTTGTAAACGGACAGCACACAACCCAGGGGGGTACTCACCTGGCCGCTTTCCGTGAAGCAATAGTCAGGACGGTACGCGAGTTTTATAAAAAGGATTTCGACGCCGCTGACATCAGGGCTTCCATTGTTGGCGCTATTAGTGTGCGCATACAGGAGCCGGTGTTTGAATCGCAGACGAAAACAAAACTAGGCTCGATTAATATCAGCCCGGACGGCATTTCCATTCGTGCATTTGTTAACGATTATGTGAAAAAAGAACTGGACGATTATCTGCATAAGCATAATGATGTTGCAGAAAAGCTTTTGAAGCGTATCCTGCAGTCTGAGCGGGAACGCAAAGAAATCGCCGGCATAAAGAAACTGGCAAATCAGAGGGCAAAGAAGGCCAATCTCCATAACAAAAAATTGCGGGATTGCCGTATACACTACAATAGCGAAAAGAATGAACAACGTTACGAAAGTTCTATCTTTATTACAGAAGGGGATTCTGCGAGCGGTTCAATTACGAAAGCGCGCAATGTGGAGACTCAGGCCATCTTCAGTTTGCGGGGCAAACCGCTTAATTGCTTTGGATTAACCAAAAAAGTGGTCTACGAAAACGAAGAATTTAATCTGCTCCAGCACGCTTTGAATATTGAAGACGGTATTGAAAATCTGCGCTACAATAACGTGATTATTGCCACCGATGCAGATGTTGACGGGATGCACATCCGCCTGCTATTGATGACGTTCTTTTTACAGTTTTTCTCCGATTTAGTGAAGAACGGGCACGTGTATATACTTGAAACACCGCTGTTTCGTGTTCGCAATAAGAATGAGACAATGTATTGTTATAACGAGGAAGAGAAACTCGCAGCGATGAATAAGATGGGTAAAAATCCTGAAATAACGCGTTTTAAAGGCTTGGGAGAGATATCGCCAAATGAATTTGGACAATTTATTGGCGAAAATATTCGTCTGCAGCCTTTAGTGCTTGGACAAAAAGATTCAATTGTTCAGACGCTGAGCTACTATATGGGGAAAAATACCCCTGACCGGCAAACATTTATTATCGAGAACCTGTCCGTTGAGAAGAATGTAGCTTAA
- a CDS encoding DUF2284 domain-containing protein yields the protein MHSNTTFTAIAHRQHNDERHNVLIKEALSLGCEQAFFIHPDVISIARWVQLKCKYGCSEYNKKLTCPPHSPAYDEMKEILKEYSNALLLHGHLSWQMRYMITKIEEKAFSLGFYKAFGLGAGPCQLCEQCDAASTCIRTEEARPSMEACGIDVYQTVRNLNLKIETLTSKTDEVNIYGLVLLE from the coding sequence ATGCATAGTAACACAACATTTACCGCCATTGCCCACCGGCAACATAATGACGAACGGCACAATGTTTTAATAAAAGAAGCCTTGTCCCTCGGCTGCGAACAAGCCTTTTTTATACACCCCGATGTGATAAGCATTGCACGATGGGTTCAATTAAAATGTAAATACGGCTGCAGCGAATACAATAAAAAACTAACATGCCCCCCACATTCCCCTGCTTATGATGAAATGAAAGAAATTCTGAAAGAATACAGCAATGCATTGCTCTTGCATGGCCACCTGAGCTGGCAAATGAGATATATGATAACAAAAATTGAAGAAAAGGCTTTCTCCCTGGGATTTTACAAAGCTTTTGGACTAGGAGCAGGCCCATGCCAATTATGCGAACAATGCGATGCTGCTTCAACATGCATTCGCACGGAGGAAGCCAGGCCATCAATGGAAGCATGCGGCATTGATGTATATCAGACTGTAAGAAACCTTAATCTTAAAATAGAAACACTCACGAGTAAAACCGACGAAGTGAATATATATGGCCTGGTTTTGTTAGAATAA